A single window of Plasmodium reichenowi strain SY57 chromosome 14, whole genome shotgun sequence DNA harbors:
- a CDS encoding serine/threonine protein phosphatase 2A activator, putative, with amino-acid sequence MGDVNSLSYKIINDESIIRFTKSSIYNDIIEFITNLNKSVVGVEMKPLEDFKLCNENDMINNDNFLFLSKNVYNIFQLIKNMNKCIDSCPPINQSSRFGNRGFQHFCDAYYKEVDEYLPHALSESNIPNISEHTYQISYYLKNSIGNKKRIDYGTGHELNFLLFLFCLNKINFFIPSDYKHLVLVLYRQYLEGVRRVQIIYTVEPAGSRGAWGLDDFQFLVFLFGAAQLSYNRKIRTDDIEKKELLELWAPKYLYFDALKYISMIKHAPFHESSQMLYDISGVETWEKICNGLLKMYQAEIIQKRQILQHILFGNLIDF; translated from the exons atgggTGATGTAAATAGCTTGagttataaaataattaatgaTGAAAGTATTATAAGATTTACGAAAAgttctatatataatgatataattgAATTTATCACgaatttaaataaatcaGTTGTCGGTGTTGAAATGAAACCTTTAGAAGattttaaattatgtaatgaaaatgatatgattaataatgacaattttttattcttatcaaaaaatgtatataatatttttcaattgataaaaaatatgaacaagTGTATTGATTCTTGTCCACCTATAAATCAATCATCTCGATTTGGTAATAGAGGATTTCAACATTTTTGTGATGCATATTATAAAGAAGTTGATGAGTATTTACCTCATGCTTTATCAGAATCAAACATACCTAATATATCTGAACATACTTATCAAAtatcttattatttaaagaattCCATTGGAAATAAAAAGAGAATAGATTATGGAACTGGGCAtgaattaaattttttgcTTTTCCTCTTTTGCCTAAATAAGATAAATTTCTTTATTCCTTCCGATTACAAGCACCTCGTCCTTGTTTTATATCGACA GTATTTAGAAGGAGTAAGAAGAGTGCAGATAATTTACACTGTGGAACCTGCAGGTAGTAGAGGGGCGTGGGGATTGGATGATTTTCAATTTCTTGTTTTCCTTTTTGGCGCAGCTCAACTTTCTTACAACAGGAAAATAAGAACAGACgat attgaaaaaaaagaattgtTGGAATTGTGGGCACcgaaatatttatattttgatgCTCTTAAGTATATATCAATG ATAAAACATGCACCTTTTCATGAATCATCCCAAATGTTGTATGATATATCTGGAGTTGAAACATG ggaaaaaatatgtaatgGATTACTTAAAATGTATCAAGCTGAAATAATACAAAAGCGACAAATATTACAACACATATTATTTGGAAATTTGATAGACTTTTAA
- a CDS encoding hypothetical protein (conserved Plasmodium protein, unknown function), producing the protein MDSFIDDEINLIDENEPILIDIQDLINVGKVPKKKGNGHVVKNYEKNNEKLNKNKIINEYSNINNKINNYKMNHNYGNNYNTYDSEIEDYNDKDFLIYKEGNLKKGKDKKLKEYSEYSISHISNNIYNSFKKNYEKIFDKLKNIYILRKKKKKKSDDKFMYYTDDISDDFFHILASRLYYSKITTYIYFLVIILNLIILIYTIFTNVLNKYVVCAEIFVIFMLFFEIFLRLLTEGTSYFYHFDGLFDVTVSFICLLLLLNSGDFKIFFLENKIVKTNKKEIEEIISQSLTVLRFSFQLFRTITFFMHYKRTKLPTDNIDFSLLNLPRDDI; encoded by the exons aTGGATAGTTTTATAGATGATGAGATAAATTTAATAGACGAGAATGAACCAATATTAATAGATATACAAGACTTAATAAATGTGGGAAAGGTTCCAAAAAAGAAAGGAAATGGACACGTGgttaaaaattatgaaaagaataatgaaaaactaaataagaataaaataataaatgagtatagcaatataaataataaaataaataattataaaatgaatcATAATTATggaaataattataatacatatgatAGTGAGATAGAAGATTATAACGATAAagattttttaatttataaagaagggaatttaaaaaagggaaaggataaaaaattgaaaGAATACTCAGAATATTCTATATCTCATATAAgtaacaatatatataatagttttaaaaagaattatgAGAAAATCTttgataaattaaaaaatatatatatattaagaaaaaaaaaaaaaaaaaaatcagatgataaatttatgtattatacAGATGATATATCTGatgatttttttcatattttagCTAGTcgtttatattattccaAAATTActacttatatatattttttagtGATCATATTAaatcttattattttaatatatacaattttcacgaatgttttaaataaatatgttgTTTGTGCAGAAATATTTGTTATctttatgttattttttgaaatattcTTAAGATTATTAACCGAG gGTACTTCATACttttatcattttgatGGTCTCTTTGACGTTACAGTGTCATTCATTTGtcttttacttttattaaatagtggagattttaaaatattctttttagaaaataaaattgttaaaacaaataaaaaagaaatagaagaaataatatCACAAAGTCTAACAGTCTTAAGATTTTCTTTTCAATTATTTCGGAcaataacattttttatgCATTATAAAAGAACAAAG ttaCCAACGGACAACATTGATTTTTCCTTGTTAAATTTACCCAGGGATGATATTTGA